In Candidatus Korarchaeota archaeon NZ13-K, the genomic window GGCACGCTACCCGTGGCCTTCACGGGCCTGCTGCTCGCGGACCGGGTCGAGGCCTCCTTCAACGCTCGGGTCGCGGCCATCGGCCTGCTCATAAATGGAGCTATTCTCTACTCGACCAAGTGGTCCAGGGGGCGGGATTCCCTCGATCTCAGGAGGGCCCTTCTGGTCGGCATGGCCCAGTCGGCCTCGCTGCTCCCGGGCATATCCAGGTCAGGGTCCACGATAGCGATCGGGTTGCTCGCGGGCCTGAGGAGGGAGGAGGCCTTGAGCTTCTCCTTCCTCCTCTCAGTGCCCGCTATAGCGGGGGCGCTCACCTTGGAGGCGCTCAGGTCCCCCGGTGAGGTCATGAGCCTCGCGAACCTGATCGGTTTCCTCTCCTCGTTCTCGATCGGGCTGGTGGCTATAAGGTCCCTCGTCTCCCTGGTGAGGAGGGGAAGGCTTCACCTGTTCTCCTACTACTGCCTCGCGCTCGGCGCCCTGGCGCTAATCCTAGCGGCCCGGGCGTGATGGTTTTAACATCTCAGGACCCGAGCCCCCGGGTCCCGCATGCTCGAGCTCGGGGATGAGGATCTCGTAACCGTCGTGACGATCAGGAGGAAGGATGGTAAGATTTTAATGGATTTGGAGCTGAGGAGAAATGGGAAGATGGGACTGAAGATCCATGAGAGGATATCGAGCCTCGAGGAGCTTAGAAGGATCCTTGAGAGGCCAAAATGGCTCGGGGAAAAGCCTGATGAGCTCGTAAGGAGGGCCATCAGGTCGATCCTAGAGGGGAAGCATGAGGAGGCTGGAGGTGTCTGAGAGGCTGGACATCATCTGCAGGGGCGCCTGGAGGATTGATGAGTACAGGGCGGAGGGTTACATAATCAGGGATCCCCCGAGATACCTGGTGCTGGTGGTCGAGAGGGACGGGGAGAGTGGAACCACTCCTTCCGTCTGGCTCGGCGAGTTCTCGAGCTACGAGGAGGCTAGGGACTCGCTGAGGGACGTGCTCTACAACATAGGCAGGAGGGAGGACAGGGGGTTCGGATGCCACGAGGCGATCCCCTCAGGGGGAGAGGTCACTGGGACGCGGCGCCGCGTGAGGGTGAACCGTTCTGAGCTGGGAGATGTGAGAAGGGGGTAATCTGAGGGCCAGCTCAGTCCAGCGTGCTCCTGTTGAAGAGCCTGGCCGAGATCAGGGAGAGGATCGATGCTATTATGAGCAGGATCAGGGCGTCAGCGACTGGGGGTATCGAGGAGATCCCTATCATGAGGTACCTCGTGAGGTCCACCGAGTAGGTGAGAGGGTTCAGGTAGAAGAGGGGCTTGACCGCCTGGGGCAGGTTGTCTATTGGGTAGAAGGCCCCGCTCAGGAATATTAGAGGGAAGGTCAGGAGGTTGGCTATCAGCTGGAAGCCCTCCGGGCTCCTCATCCTGGATGCTATCGCTATGCCCATGTTGTTGAAGGCCAGCGACGTGAGGAAGCAGACGGCCAGCGAG contains:
- a CDS encoding undecaprenyl-diphosphate phosphatase → MDPWEALVLGLVQGLTEWLPISSSAHLVLLQSFLSPGSVAFDALVHGGTMLSALLTFRSEVIGVIRGFLRSLPEIWLRRSFDLPYESRLAWYVIVGTLPVAFTGLLLADRVEASFNARVAAIGLLINGAILYSTKWSRGRDSLDLRRALLVGMAQSASLLPGISRSGSTIAIGLLAGLRREEALSFSFLLSVPAIAGALTLEALRSPGEVMSLANLIGFLSSFSIGLVAIRSLVSLVRRGRLHLFSYYCLALGALALILAARA